The following coding sequences lie in one Mucilaginibacter sp. KACC 22773 genomic window:
- a CDS encoding FUSC family membrane protein, which produces MKFNTREINSFFYSQYFSDGLRISAGILLPSLLLLEFDKFDLGLTLSLGALCICVIDTPGPATHKRNAMAIGNLCLLIVAVTTGFARLNIYTLGLEITLFSFLFSMFTVYGNRAASVGTCSLLIMIFMMDKALAPSDVLLYSLQILAGGVWYMLFSLIFFGIRPYRAAQQTLGENVADIAKFLRIKAEFYNPESDIDENYRKLVSQQIQVSQHQDAVRELLFKSRLVVRESTPSSRILVLTFVDLVDMFEQIMATHYDYYQMREKFKDTGVLNEIARIIHHMADELDDVAYIVLSNTRHRHVMDFNLELEKLKLKIDAIGKDQQETSTLVLKKVLINLRNLTESINNIYNYYNSKTLLKSTEIKGEVEYSQFVTHQDYAPHIFFDNFTFGSGVFKHALRVSLVCLVGFITAKTIAQGHHSYWVLLTIIVILKPGFSLSKQRNYQRLIGTIGGGAIGILILNFIPDSTVQFILLTIFMIGAYSFQRLNYVVSVIFMTPYVLILFKFLGVGLLNVAQERILDTVIGSSIAFIASYLIFPTWEFEVIEETLRDVVAANIKYLITIAESLSGKTIGTTAFKLARKDIYVKSANLSATFERMTSEPKSKQRNVKEVHKFVVLNHILSSYIAVIQAGLVKNAQRPHPEALRLLKKNISVLNESNKKLHGQSIDFNIGKTAPTTEIDKPELTADENLLKEQLGFINKISYDIAKVTDSILK; this is translated from the coding sequence ATGAAATTTAACACCCGCGAAATCAACAGTTTCTTTTACAGTCAGTATTTTTCTGATGGTTTACGGATCTCGGCTGGCATCCTGCTGCCCTCGCTTTTGTTATTGGAGTTTGACAAATTTGATCTTGGGCTTACCCTATCATTAGGGGCGTTATGCATTTGTGTTATTGATACCCCCGGCCCGGCAACCCATAAGCGCAATGCTATGGCAATTGGCAATTTGTGCCTGCTCATTGTAGCAGTTACCACGGGTTTCGCACGCCTTAATATTTACACCCTGGGGCTCGAAATTACTTTATTCTCTTTCCTGTTCAGCATGTTTACGGTTTATGGCAACAGGGCTGCGTCTGTTGGTACATGCAGCTTGCTCATCATGATATTTATGATGGATAAGGCCCTGGCCCCGTCAGATGTATTGCTGTACAGCCTGCAAATACTGGCAGGGGGGGTATGGTACATGTTATTTAGCCTCATCTTCTTCGGCATCCGGCCTTACCGGGCTGCACAGCAAACCCTTGGCGAAAATGTGGCTGACATTGCCAAATTCCTGCGCATTAAAGCCGAATTTTACAATCCTGAAAGCGATATTGACGAAAATTACCGCAAGTTGGTAAGCCAACAGATACAGGTAAGCCAGCACCAGGATGCCGTGCGCGAATTGTTATTTAAAAGCCGCCTGGTGGTAAGGGAATCGACCCCATCAAGCCGAATCCTGGTTTTAACATTTGTTGACCTGGTAGATATGTTTGAGCAGATTATGGCCACGCACTATGACTATTACCAGATGCGCGAAAAGTTTAAGGATACCGGCGTATTGAACGAGATAGCACGCATTATTCACCACATGGCCGATGAACTTGACGATGTGGCCTATATTGTATTATCAAACACCCGCCACCGCCATGTGATGGATTTTAACCTGGAGCTTGAAAAGCTAAAATTAAAAATAGACGCAATAGGTAAAGATCAGCAGGAAACAAGCACATTGGTGTTAAAAAAGGTGCTCATCAACCTGCGTAACCTTACCGAAAGTATTAACAACATTTACAACTACTATAATTCAAAAACCTTATTAAAATCCACAGAAATAAAGGGTGAAGTAGAGTACTCCCAGTTTGTAACCCACCAGGATTATGCACCACATATTTTCTTTGATAATTTCACATTCGGGTCGGGCGTTTTTAAACACGCGTTGCGGGTATCGCTGGTTTGTTTGGTTGGCTTTATAACAGCCAAAACCATAGCACAGGGCCACCATAGTTATTGGGTATTACTAACTATCATTGTAATATTAAAACCGGGTTTCAGCCTATCCAAACAGCGCAATTACCAAAGGCTGATAGGCACCATCGGCGGCGGCGCAATTGGCATACTCATCTTGAACTTTATACCCGATAGCACCGTTCAGTTTATATTGCTTACCATATTCATGATAGGCGCATACAGCTTTCAGCGGCTAAACTATGTAGTCAGCGTTATTTTCATGACGCCTTATGTGCTTATTTTGTTTAAGTTTTTAGGCGTAGGCCTTTTAAATGTTGCCCAGGAACGAATCCTGGATACCGTGATAGGCTCATCTATCGCATTTATTGCCAGTTACCTCATTTTTCCAACCTGGGAATTTGAGGTAATTGAAGAAACCCTGCGGGATGTGGTAGCGGCCAATATTAAATACCTGATTACCATTGCCGAAAGTTTATCGGGCAAAACCATAGGAACTACCGCTTTCAAGCTGGCCCGTAAGGATATCTATGTAAAATCGGCCAACTTATCGGCTACTTTTGAGCGCATGACATCCGAGCCCAAAAGCAAGCAGCGTAACGTAAAAGAGGTGCACAAATTTGTGGTACTTAACCATATTTTATCATCGTACATAGCCGTTATACAAGCGGGCCTGGTAAAAAATGCGCAACGACCGCACCCCGAGGCACTGCGGTTGCTCAAAAAAAACATATCAGTACTTAACGAAAGCAACAAAAAACTGCATGGCCAAAGCATCGATTTTAACATAGGTAAAACCGCGCCGACCACCGAAATTGACAAACCCGAACTTACTGCCGACGAAAACCTACTAAAAGAGCAACTGGGTTTTATCAATAAAATAAGCTACGATATTGCGAAGGTGACGGATAGCATTTTAAAATAG